In a genomic window of Besnoitia besnoiti strain Bb-Ger1 chromosome XI, whole genome shotgun sequence:
- a CDS encoding hypothetical protein (encoded by transcript BESB_020420) — MSFILNEEAKLRRGETYSRATTLRGADGTEALVPINPQEVSEAMQRFDVFSPDERHTRVDEILEKYVESRGPLSALQSVRSLDGESSPDPCAPE, encoded by the exons ATGTCGTTCATATTGAATGAAGAAGCCAAActgaggcgcggagagacttACTCTCGCGCGACGACCCTCCGCGGAGCAGATGGCACAGAGGCGCTCGTGCCGATCAACCCGCAGGAGGTTAGCGAGGCTATGCAGCGGTTCGACGTCTTTAGTCCCGATGAAAGGCATACGCGAGTCGATGAGATTCTAGAAAAATACGTCGAGTCTCGCGG CCCACTGAGCGCTCTCCAGTCGGTACGAAGCTTGGATGGTGAAAGCAGTCCTGACCCGTGTGCGCCGGAATGA